The Planctellipticum variicoloris DNA window CCCACGCGAGAGACGACGTTTATCGCCCGTGCTTCATCACGTTCCGCGTAGACTTGGGTGACCGCTACGCCCCGATGCCCCAGAATCAGGCTGGCGACGTCCAGGCCGAAATCACGACGAATGTTTGTCGCGGCGGAATGGCGAAGCTGGTTGGCGTGCCAGTGAGGAATCTCCGCCTTTTCACAGGCACGGGAAATCGCCCGGTTGTACGAGCGAACTTCGTAACAGTCTCCCGGCATCTTCTTCGGCGTCGACTTCCGTTTTCGTCGGGCCTGACTGGGCTGAATTTTCGTCTTGCGACCATCCCGCCGCTCTCGACTCCGTTCCTCCAATTCATCCTTGGGCGAGAAAAGGAAGGCCGTCGGATCATCCTTGAGCCATCCCTGCAGGATTTCCTGAGCCTTCGGACCGAGGTAGATTTTTCGTTCGTGACCGTGATGTTCGGTCTTGTGAGTCTCTGGACGGTAGACCCAGACTTCCCCGGATTGGTCGATGTCGCCGGACCGCATGTTACAGACCTCCCCTGGTCGCATCCCTGTCGTTCTCTGAAGTTCGATCATGGCCCAGATTTGGCGGGGAAGGTGAGGCTTGAGGGCATCGACATGAGCATCAAGGACGGGTTTGACGGGTTTTGACTCACGGGCGGTTGACCGACCGCGACTCAGCCCGCGCACCTGGCTCAGGGCATGGTGCGTCATCGCGTCCACGTGCTCGTTCTCGACGCCCCACTTGAACATCCGGACGATTCGTCCCATCCGCTTGTTAATCTCGCTGCGGCAGAGATCCGATTTGATCATTTCCTCGCGGACGGTCTTCAGGGCGAGTGGTCCGAACGCGGAGATCGCCGTCGGACCATACAGACGACGCAGTGGCTTGAGCGAATACCTGATCGAGTCGTACTCGCCGGTCGGCTTTCCGTTCTTCCGGTAATAGCCATCAGCGAAGTGGAGATAGGCCAGGATCAGTTCGCTGACGGTCATCTGGCCGACCGGGCGATGAACGACGCGCGGCGGTGCCTGTCGCCCGTTAACCATCCACTCGCCGAGGAGACGATCGTACTCATCGCGGCTCTCTTGAGAGCCATACTTTCCGAGGTAGTAATCGCTGCCGTTGAAGCGGACAACAGCCTGTCCAGACGGACGGTGCCGACGGTACTTGGGAATGCGGGCCGAGGGAGAAGAAGCGGGCATGGAACAGCTCTCCGGTTACCGAAAAGTGGTAATTACCACTTTTCGGGCCATTCGAGCCGCTCCGCCACAGCGTGGCGAGTGAGCGTAACTCACGCTCTCGGCAAGAGTTAGGACAGTGGACAGGGGCGGGGTCGAACCGCCGACACCAGGATTTTCAGTCCTGTGCTCTACCAGCTGAGCTACCTGTCCATCCGCGCGACCAGGCCATGCCGGGCCGCGGGGAGAGAGAAAGAATACACATTTTGCAGGGGGCGTCAATCGGCCGGGGCAGTTCGGTCGTCCGTCTGGAGGCCAAAGGGGCGCTGCAGGTTCGGTCGTGACGACCTTTCCAGCGGCGTCAGTAAGCCCATCTTCCGCCGTTTCAAGCGGTTGCGGCCGGGGGCGGGGAGTGCCACAATATCGGGAATTGCCGATCTGGCCGGCAGACGCAGCGACCGAACCTGCACGCCGGTCCGCAGAAACCGCATCCGCGACCACCAGGACGAAGGCCTCTCATGGAACGCTTGCAGAATGTTCTCGTCGGAGTGGACCTGCATCAGGGGGACCTCCTGGTTTCGGATGACTTCAGTCCTACGACGGTCGCCGCGATCGACCAGGCGTGCGAGCTGGCGAGCTACAACAAGGCCGATCTGACTCTCTGCGCCGTCCTCGAGATTTCCGAGCAGGCGTTGCACCTGATCGAGATCGACCACCTCAATGTCAAGAAGACCGTCGAAGACAATGCCGCCGAGGCGCTGCAACGGCTCGTGGCCATTGTCAAAGAGCGGGGGCTCAACGCCCGGACGGTGATCCGGATCGGTCGGAGCTGGGAAGAGCTGACCCGTGAGGCGATCGAAGGGGCGCACGACTGCGTCGTGGTCGGAACCCGCGAACGGGGCAAGGCCTCGCGAATGCTGTTCGGCAGCACGGCTCAGAAACTGATCCGATTCTGTCCCTGTCCGGTCTGGATCGTCAAACCCGCCGAGGTCCGCGAGATTCGCGAAGTGCTCGTGGCGAGCGATCTGAGCGAGGCGGCACAGTCGGCGGTGCAGACGGCGGTTCGCGTGGCAGGGGCCTTGAACGCCAAGCTGTTCCTCGTTCACTCCCTGGAGTTCCCGTTCGAAACGTATCTGCGGACGGCGGGCGTTTCGGAAGAAGAAGTCGTCAAGTACCGGGCGACGCTGCACAAGGAGGCCAACGAGAAGCTGCAGGCGCAGATTGCGGCGACCGATGCCCGGACGCTGACGCAGGGCGTGCAGATTCACGTGCTCGAAGGGACGCCCGACGACGCCATTCCCGATTTCGTCGACAAGCACGAAGTGGACGTGGTGGTGATCGGGACCCAGGGTCGCAGCGGAATCTCGGGCGTGCTGCTGGGGAATACGGCCGAACGGCTGCTGCCGCACCTGCACGCTTCGCTGGTCGCGGTGAAGCCGGCGGGCTATGTCAGCCCGTACGAGCGCAAGGAATAGCTGTAATTCAGCACTGGCGACGAGGGGATGCCGATGACCACGCCGCCCCGCGACGAGATCTATCTGGACCATCACGCCACGACGCCGGTCGACCCGGCGGTGCTGGACGCGATGTGGCCATTCTTTGCCGAGCATGTCGGCAACGCGGCCAGCGAGCAGCATGCGAGCGGTCGGTTCGTGGCGGAAGCTGTGGAGGTCGCCCGGCGGCAGGTGGCGGAGCTGGTCGACGCCGACCCGCGGAGCGTGGTGTTCACCAGCGGGGCGACCGAGGCGAATAACCTGGCGCTCAAGGGGCTGCTGGCGACGGCGCCGGCGGAGGGGCACGTGGTCGTCTCGGCGATCGAGCACCGGTCGGTGCTGGATGTCGTTCATCGTCTGAAGCGGCGCAGGAGGCCGGTGACCGTCATTCCTGTGGAGGGGACCGGGCGGGTCGATGTTGCGGCGCTCGAACGGAGCCTGACGCCGGAGACGGTGCTGGTTTCGGTGATGGCGGCGAGCAATGAAATCGGAACGCTGCAACCGGTCGGGGAGATTGCGGCGATCTGCCGTGCACGGGGGATTGCGTTTCATACCGACGCCGTCCAGGTGTGCGGGCGGGTTCTCTTCAGCGTGCGCGAGACGGGTGCGGACCTGGTGAGCCTGTCGGCGCACAAGCTGTATGGCCCGCAGGGAATCGGGGCGCTGATTGTCCGGCGCGGTTCGCCGCGACTGGCGCTCGAACCGCTGCTGGAGGGGGGCGGGCACGAGAACCGATTGCGAAGCGGCACGTTGCCGGTGGCGTTGATCGTTGGCTTCGGAGCGGCCTGCGCCCGGGCGCGCGACCTGCTCGATGAAGAAATTCCGCGGCTGACGGCGTTGCGCGAACGGCTCTGGCAGCGGCTTCACCGGGAGCTGCCCGGACTCGTGCTGCATGGGGACAGGGAGCAGCGGCTGCCGGGGAATCTGAACGTCGGCATTCCCGGCGTCGATGGCGACGCGCTGCTGGCGGGTCTGAAGGGTCTGGCGGTCAGTTCGGGGGCGGCCTGCAGTTCGGCGGAGCCGGAGCCGAGTCACGTGCTGCGGGCGCTGGGGGTTTCGGATACGCTGGCGCGGGCCAGTCTGCGGTTTGGGCTCGGCCGGTTTACGACCGCCGAGGAGATCGACCGGGCTGCCGAGATTGTGATCGCGACCGTGGAGCGGCTGCGCGGCCCTGAATTCATTCGCACACCCTCCGCTGCCGAGGTCCGCCCATGATCTGGGATCTGCACTGTCACCTGTCGGGAGTCGATGGCCGGACTGTCGACGAGCGGATTGCCCAGCTCATGGAGATCGCCGATCGAATGGGGGTCGATCGCCTCGTCTTCTCGATGGGCTGGCCGTGGTCGCAGGATCCCGGACCCGACGACTTCCGCAAGCAGAACGATCAGGTGATTCAGGCCCTCAGCCATTGGCAGCATCGGGCGGTGGGCCTGGCGTATCTCAATCCGAAACATGCGGAGGAATCGCTGGCGGAGCTGGACCGCGTCGTGCGCGACGGACCGCTCGTCGGCGTGAAGCTGTGGGTGGCTGAGCGGTGCAGCGCGGAGTCGCTGGATGCGATCATCCGCAAGGCGGCGGGCCTCAAGGCCCTGATCTTTCAGCACACGTGGTACAAGACCGGGGGCAATTATCCGGGGGAGTCGACGCCGGATGATCTGGCGTTGCTGGCGAAGCGGCACCCGGACGTCCCGTTGATCTGCGGTCACTCCGGCGGCAACTGGGAGCGGGGGATCCGGGCGATCCGGGATTGCCCGAATGTCTACGTTGAGACGGCCGGATTCGATCCGACGGCGGGGATGGTGGAGCTGGCGGTCCGCGAGCTGGGAGATGAGCGGGTGCTGTATGGCAGCGACATCGGCGGGCGGAGCTTTGCCTCGCAACTGGCGAAGGTGACCGGCGCGGAGATTACCGAGCCGGCGCGACGGCGGATTCTGGGGGAGAACCTGCGGAACCTGCTCAAGCCGATCCTCACGGCGAAAGGGATGCGGCTGTGATCGACGTGAACGTCCACCTGTCGCGCTGGCCGTTCCGTCGGCTGCCGCTCGACGACACGGCGAAGCTGGTGCAGCGACTGAAGTCGCTGGGGGTGACGAGCGCGTGGGCGGGGAGTTACGACGCGATCCTGCATCGCGAACCTTCCTCGGTCAACGCCCGGCTGGCGGAAGACTGCACCGCGCACGGCGACGGGTTGCTGGAGCCGGTGGGCTCGCTGCACCTGGGAATGCCGGGGTGGGAGGAGGATCTGCGCCGGTGTCGCGAACAGCACAAGATGCGGATTGTGAGACTCTACCCGAACTATCACGGCTATACGCTCGACGCGCCGGCTGTTGGCGAACTGCTGTCTCGGGCGATCGAGCGGAAGCTGGTCGTGCAGATTGTCGCCAAACTGGAGGACGAGCGGACGCAGCATCCGCTGGTGACGGTTCCGCCGGTGGAACTGGAGCCGCTGAAGGACTGGTTGACGAAGCGGCCGCTGGCTCGCGTGGTGCTGCTGAATGCGCTGGGGCTGGTGCGTGGCGAGGCGCTGTCGAAATGGGCCGCCGCGGGACAGGTGTGGTTTGAGACGGCGATGCTCGAAGGGGTCGCCGGGATCGGCGTGGCGCTCAAGCATCTGCCGGCGGACCGGCTGCTGGTGGGTACTCACGCTCCATTCTTCGCACCGGAGGCCGGTCCGCTGAAGTTGAAGGAATCGGACCTCGGCGAGGCGCTGCGGAGGCAGATTGCCGAAGACAATGCGGTCAAGGTGCTCGACTGGTCGTAGGGTCCGCGGTGCGGACCACTTCTGTATGATACGACAAACTTCGAATTGGTCTGCACTTCGGACCCTGCCTCACGGTGTTTCCTCCGTGACGGATTCGGTGGTTGTCGGCAGCTCGAAGCAGGCCATTTCTTCGCCGTTGCGGACGAACAGTCGTCCGTAGGCGATGACCGGGTGGTTCCAGGTCTTGCCGGTGAGGGCGGGGATCCGGCCCAGTTCGACATGCTTCTTGGGCTGGGCTTCGACGAGGGCCACTTCGCCGGTCTCGGTCAGCACGAGCAGCAGATTCTGGTCGGCGAGCAGCAGAACCTGGCCGTTGCCATACCCGCGGGCCCGCCAGCGGATTTTCTGCTCGGCGAGGTCGAAACAGAGAAAAATCGGGCCGTCAAAGCCGTAGATCTGGTCGCCGACCACGACAAAGTCGTTGAAGTAGGGCTTGAACTGCTTGCTGGTCCAGACTTCTTCGATCGGCCATTCATCACCCGCTTGAGTGACGTGAATCATCCGGGTGCCGACGCCCATCCCGGTGCCGATCAGGATGTCCGTGTCGTTCAGGACGGCGGGCTGGACGATGCGCGCAACGCCTTCCGTCGGCCATTTGTGGACCCAGAGGAGTGTCCCGGATTCCGGCTCCAGCGACGTCAGGCCGGCGTCAGTCGTCATGAGGATCTGATCGACCCCTCCGAGCGTTGACTCCTGCGTCGAACCGTAACTGAGCGTTCCGTCACCCGCCGTCCAGACCAGCTTGCCGGTCTCGGCGTCGTAGGCCAGCACGGCCTTCCCTTCCGGGCCGCCGGCGAAGGTGGTGACCAGTCCGTGGGCCACCAAGGGAGAACCGGAGAAGCCCCACTGGGGAATTTTCGCCGCCGAGTCCTTTGCGATGTCCTGGGACCACTTGACGGCGCCGGTGGCGGCGTCGAGGCAGAGCAGGGCGCCGTTGGCCCCCTGGGCATAGATGTTCCCGGCGTGGAAGGTCGGCGTGCCGCGCGGTCCGGGACCGGCGACGACTTCCGTAAAGCGGGTCTTTTCGGCATGCGACCAGATTTCGTCGCCCGTATCGGTGTCGTAACAGATCACCAGTTCGTCGTCGCCGCGCTGCTCCTGGGTGTAGAGTCGCGGACCGATCACGGCCAGCGACGACCAGGCGGGGCCGACGCGGCGGCGCCAAAGTTCTTTCGGCGGCGACTTGGTCCAGTCGGTGGCGATGGTTACGCCGGCCAGCCGGCCGTCGCGATTCGCCCCACGGAATCCGGGCCAGTCGCCGGGTTGCAGTTCGATCGCCTCGGCGGCGAGCGGTTCGACCGGGGCGGGGGCCGGGGCTTTGCTCAGTTCGGCGAGGAGTTTCTGCTCGGGGGTCGGCGTCCAGCGCCAGTTGAAGGTGGCGGCGAAGGCGCCGTCCATGCCATCGACGCGCAGCAGCATAAAGGCTCCGAAGGCGAGCGCGAGCGAGGTGAGGAGCCAGGTGCGCCGCAAGGGCCAGGCCATGCCGAGGCTGAGGATCAGCCAGCCGACCCAGACCGATCCGACGACGGGGAGCGCATAGAGAATCAGCGCCATCATCGGGAAATCCTGGCCGCAGACCGCAACGGCGATCGCCGCCAGCGCGATGTAGGCTCCCACGATCAGACCGCGGTCGCTCCAGCGGACGCGACTGAGGAGGAGCCACCAGAGCAGCAGGCCGACGGTCGCGATGAGCGGAGCGATGACATAGGCAAAGAAGAATTTTCCGGGCGACCCCTCGCCGATGCCGCCCCAGATTCGGACCGCCCACAAGGCGATGATGATCACGACACCCGGCCAGAGGCGGACAATCGGGAAGGATGAAGTTGGCTGAGTTTTCAGGGAAACAGCTTCCGGGGGAATTGCTGCGTCACTCATTGCGCGCTCCTGAGGACCGATCCTGCGGCACAACCGGGCCACAGGGTACTGGTACAATATGTACCGGTCTCCTATTTTCGTCAATCTCGATTTGCCGGCGGTGAACGATTAAACTCCGGCTTATGACTGCACCTGAGGAACTCGGCCCGTTGATGGCGGAATTCGGCAAAGCCTATACCCGCAAGCTGTTTGCGGAGATGGGACGGGCCGGAACGACTCCGGCCCGGGCCCGCCTGCTGATGGTGCTGCAGTGTCGCGGCTCGTGCAAGATGTCCGAGATCGGCACGCAGCTCGACGTGACGCCCCGGAATGTCACCAAGCTGGTCGACGGTCTGGAAGCGGAGGGTCTGGTTGTCCGGGAGCAGCATCCGGAAGATCGACGGGCCACGCTGATCCGCCTGACCGGGCCTGGGATGCTGGTCTGCAAAGAAAGCGCTCTGGCCAATCACGCGGCGGTGGGGTCGTTGTTCGAGCAGCTTTCGGCCGCGGACCGGAAGCATCTGGCCCGGATTCTGCGTCAACTGATCGACATTCTGCATGCCGAAGCTCCCGCCGAACCGGGTCACTGAAGCCCGAATGCGGCGACGGTTATTTCACGGTTTTCAGCCGGGCAATTTCAACTTCCGCTTTCGCGATCAGGGGATCGAACTGCGGAATCTCGACCGCGTTGTTCCCCTGCTCGTGCTTGCGGAAGCCGAAAAGGTAGGTCGAGTTCTGCGGCCGCCAGCGGTGGAAGAACAGCTCGTTCTTCTCCAGCACCTTTCTATGCAGGGTCTCGATCGCGGGGGAGGTCAGATCGACCGGGCGAAGTTTTTCCTGAACCAGAACCTGCCCGGCGACGTAGCGGGAACCTTCGGGCGTCAGGTGGATGCCGTTTTCCGAGAGAGGGTTCGCGCGTGTCGCGGCGTCGGACGGCCAGTGGATGGTCTGCAGATCGATCACCGGGGCGTTTTCCTTCGCGGCCAGTTCGCGGATGGCGGCGGAATAGGTGGCGAGCAGGCGGTTGTGCGCGGTGGCGTCGGGCAGGGGCGCAACCGGTCGTGCGAAGGGGAGCGGCGTGACGTAGACGAGTCGGGCGCCGATCGCCTTCACGTCGTTCGAGAGTTTCTCGTACTGCTTCACGAACGCCGGCAGGCCGGCTTCCCCGGCGAAGGATTCATTCTGGCCGTAGGCCAGCAGGACGACGGTTGGTTTGAACTCCTTGATCAGGTCCAGCAGTCGCTGATAGCCGACTTCGGGGGTGTCGAACACCCCCCGGCTGTCGGACCAGACGGTATCGCCGCTCCAGCCCATGTTGCGGAAGAGGATTTTCCGGTCGTTCAGCGACGCGGTCAGTGCGGTCTCGATCCAGCCGAACTGGGCTTCGCGTTCGACGAACGTCCCGCCGACGATCGCGACCCGGTCGCCGTCACGGAGTTCGAACGGCGAAGCCGCCATGGCCGTTGCGGCGGCCAGGCATATTCCAAGGCCGACGATCGAGGTGACCAGACCACGCATTGTTGTCGCTCTCCGATGGGTTTCGTCAGTGGGCAGCGTTCAGTTTCCGGCAGACAGTTCCCGCGCGGCGCCGCACGACGGGCACTGCGGCTGCCCCAGGGGAATCATCGCCCCGCAGTAGGCGCAGGGTCGGGGGGCGACGGTCTCCTGATGCTCGTGCATCTTCTTCCGCATCAGGGAGAAAATCGAGCCAATCGCGAAGAATTGCAGGATGGAACCGGCGACGACCATCACGAAGACGAACGCGATGAAGACCGGGACGATAACGAAGAGGATCTCCATGGTGTCGGGAACTCGCGAATCAGGAAGAGGAAAGAGTTTTGACCACGAATTGCACGAATGGACGCGAATGAGTGAATGCGGGGAGCGGAACCACGGAAGGCACGGAGAGCACGGAAGACAGAGAATGGTATGTGACAGCGGGTTGCAAACTTCTGGTCCGACGGCATTCTGGCTTGCTGGGTGACGTGGCACAACCTGTTTGCCGGACGACGGATAGGGCCGGGGGTGGTACTCCGGAGCGGACGGGACCACCGGCGACCTGCGGGAGAGAACGCGAACCTGTCCGGTTCGGTTCACGTCGTAGCCGTTATCGCCGTAAGATCCAGTTCCCATCAAGGGTTCGGTCGCCGGCCCGCCGGGAATGTCGGTTGTCCCAGGGCCCCCCCGCGACCACAATAGACAAACTTTGACGGTTCCCCGGCGGGGAATTCGTCCTGCCCGCCTGTTTCTGGATACCTCTGCAGCATGCCCGCCTCCGATCAGTCCGGCCGCTTCGAACAGCTTCTCTCCGAACGCATCCTCGTCCTCGACGGTGCGATGGGTTCGATGATTCACACGTATCATCCGACCGAGACCGACTATCGGGGCGATCGGTTCAAGAATCATCCGATCGATCTGAAGAACAACAGCGACGTGCTGGTGCTGACCCAGCCGCAGATCATCGAGGAGATCCACCGCAAGTACCTGGAAGCGGGCGCGGACATCATCGAGACCGACTCCTTCAACGCGAATACCGTGTCGCTGGAAGAGTTCGGCCTCGCCGACCTGACGTACGAAATGAACAAGGCGGCCGCCCAACTGGCCCGCAAAGTCGCCGACGAGTTCACCCGCGGGAATCCCGCTAAGCCGCGGTTCGTCGCGGGGAGCATCGGCCCGACGAAGGTTCAGCTTTCGTTCAACGCCGACAAGCCGGGATATCGCCCGGTCACGTTCGACCAGATGGTTGCGTCTTACGCCGAGCAGATCCGGGGTCTGCTCGACGGCGGCGTCGACGTGCTGCTGCCGGAGACGTCGTTCGACACGCTCAACATGAAGTCCTGCCTGTTCGCGATCGAGCAGGTTTTCGAGCAGACCGGCCGGCGCGTACCGGTGATGGTCTCCTGCACGATCTTCCAGGGAGGCCGGACGCTGACGGGTCAGACGCTGGAGGCGTTCTGGGCGGCGGTGTCGCACTTCCCGATGACGACCGTCGGTCTGAATTGCGCGCTGGGTCCGGCCCAGATGCGGACGTATCTGGAGACGCTCGCCGAGCGCGCTCCGAAGTACATCAGTTGCTATCCGAACGCCGGCATGCCCGACGGGATGGGGGGCTTTGACGCGGCGCCGGAAGACGTGGCGAAGAACATCCGCGAGTTCGCGAAGAACGGCTGGGTGAACATTGTCGGCGGCTGTTGCGGGACGACGCCGGAGTACATCCAGAGAATCGCCGAAGCGGTCGCCGACCAGAAGCCCCGGCACATCCCGGAGGCCCACCACTGGTCCGCCTACAGCGGCAGCGAGCTGCTGGAATTGCGGAACGACGACGTTGATCGTCGATCGTCGATGGTTGATGGTCAGAAAGATGCGTCCGGCGATCAACGATCAACGATCAACGATCAACCGGCCGCGTCTTCGACGCCCTTTCTGATGATCGGCGAGCGGACCAACGTCACGGGTTCCAAGAAATTCGCCCGGTTGATCCGGGAGAAAAACTATGACGAGGCGATGACGGTTGCGCGACAGCAGGTCGACAGCGGCGCGAACATGATCGACGTCAACATGGACGAGGGCCTGCTCGACAGCAAGGTCGAGATGGTCCATTTCCTCAACATGATCGCCGACGATCCGGACGTCAACAAAGTCCCGATCATGGTCGACAGCTCGAAGTTCGAGGTGATCGAGGCGGGGCTGAAGTGCCTGGCGGGCAAAGGGGTCGTCAACTCGATCTCGCTGAAGGAAGGCGAGGAGAAGTTCCTCGAACAGGCGCGGACGATTCGCAAGTACGGGGCTGCGGTCGTCGTCATGGCTTTCGACGAAGAAGGCCAGGCGGCGGAGTGCGACCACAAGGTCGCCATCTGTCAGCGGGCCTACAAGCTGCTGACGGAGAAGGCCGGCTTCCCTGCCGAAGACATCATCTTCGACTGCAATATCCTGACCGTCGGCACCGGCATGGAAGAGCATGCCAACTATGCGGTGGAGTTCATCGACGCGGTCCGCAAGATCAAGGCGACCTGTCCCGGCGTGCGGACGTCGGGGGGCGTGAGCAACGTGTCGTTCTCGTTCCGCGGCAATGAGGTCGTCCGCGAGGCGATGAATGCGGCGTTTCTGTACCACGCGATCCGGGCCGGTCTGGACATGGGCATCGTCAACGCGGGCCAGCTCGCGGTCTACGACGAGATCGACAAGGAGCTGCTGGAGTACGTGGAAGACGTGCTGCTCAACCGCCGGCCGGATGCCACCGAGCGGCTGATCGACTATTCCGAACGTCTGAAGGCCGCCGGGGCGAATCAGGTTCCGGGGGAAGCCGCCGTCGAAGAGTGGCGGCTCGATTCGATTGAAGACCGGCTGAAGCATGCACTGCTGCGGGGGATCACGGATTTCATCGAAGAGGACACCGAAGAGGCCCGCATCAAATACGGCCGGCCGCTGAACGTGATCCAGGGTCCGCTGATGGCCGGCATG harbors:
- the metH gene encoding methionine synthase encodes the protein MPASDQSGRFEQLLSERILVLDGAMGSMIHTYHPTETDYRGDRFKNHPIDLKNNSDVLVLTQPQIIEEIHRKYLEAGADIIETDSFNANTVSLEEFGLADLTYEMNKAAAQLARKVADEFTRGNPAKPRFVAGSIGPTKVQLSFNADKPGYRPVTFDQMVASYAEQIRGLLDGGVDVLLPETSFDTLNMKSCLFAIEQVFEQTGRRVPVMVSCTIFQGGRTLTGQTLEAFWAAVSHFPMTTVGLNCALGPAQMRTYLETLAERAPKYISCYPNAGMPDGMGGFDAAPEDVAKNIREFAKNGWVNIVGGCCGTTPEYIQRIAEAVADQKPRHIPEAHHWSAYSGSELLELRNDDVDRRSSMVDGQKDASGDQRSTINDQPAASSTPFLMIGERTNVTGSKKFARLIREKNYDEAMTVARQQVDSGANMIDVNMDEGLLDSKVEMVHFLNMIADDPDVNKVPIMVDSSKFEVIEAGLKCLAGKGVVNSISLKEGEEKFLEQARTIRKYGAAVVVMAFDEEGQAAECDHKVAICQRAYKLLTEKAGFPAEDIIFDCNILTVGTGMEEHANYAVEFIDAVRKIKATCPGVRTSGGVSNVSFSFRGNEVVREAMNAAFLYHAIRAGLDMGIVNAGQLAVYDEIDKELLEYVEDVLLNRRPDATERLIDYSERLKAAGANQVPGEAAVEEWRLDSIEDRLKHALLRGITDFIEEDTEEARIKYGRPLNVIQGPLMAGMSVVGDLFGQGKMFLPQVVKSARVMKKAVAYLQPFMEAEKAAAAEAAAVDGLSLMVDGQKESANDQPSTIDDQQSSSRGKILIATVKGDVHDIGKNIVAVVLRCNNFEVIDLGVMIPCEKILEVARAEQVDVIGLSGLITPSLEEMSHVAKEMQRQGLKIPLLIGGATTSSKHTAVKISPFYDQPVIHVVDASLSVPAVENLLDDERREAYLVKVRATQQRDRDTFAFLMKKALVPYSEALKRRFQTDWATVRIDTPAFLGTRVIEDQPLEELLPYIDWSPFFMTWELKGKYPRIFEDAVVGAEAKRVYDDARRLLDRIIKEKLLVAKAVYGFWPANSAGDDIHVYSPTADLSTLNAQPSTVFPMLRQQWEREGQKDFRSLADYIAPADSGRQDYIGAFAVTAGIGCDELANKFAEEEHDDYHSIMTKALADRLAEAFAEMLHAKARRDWGYGAEEQLSQDEMIAEKYRGIRPAYGYPACPDHTEKPKLFELLKAEETTGIHLTESYAMHPAAAVSGLYFGHPEARYFAVDKLTKDQVEDYARRKGMPISEIERWLSPNLGYE